In Microplitis mediator isolate UGA2020A chromosome 2, iyMicMedi2.1, whole genome shotgun sequence, a single window of DNA contains:
- the LOC130664035 gene encoding mucin-2-like, whose product MNFLIVSVALIASLLGESHGNWGENRPQWGMQPSQWPTQLKTRFTDINKLMAQQMPISNVHQVPCEDANSLTPTAAPVYDPCVEKAVQTSKVAHQNSHKVFNRASSNGHTFFFRQPTTIKIVHHEKPVAAPVIPDPCVDESVEIQKSTVNVENPKVSFTNDDINRIFSIINLYGSIMSSSTEQPKPTTVAPEVIVPCEDETHETHETTETKETSESAFSENDINRIVTGIISYHSKMNTPKPTTAAPEVIVPCEDETHKTQETSEVAISNDDINHMFGIINLFGSMMSPSTEQPKPTTVAPEVPVPCEDETHETHKTTNVIKTTKTTVAAAPTTKVSQSNGITAVSSELSGFLEDSQPTVSFQLKPTTTTTYTTTSTKYTPPKFNGGVQKEITTSHVQNSADCDETETASGGATSVDVTSSYPLPIPQIKVTESHDEKTAKSVPTSVSTTWEQYPVPSAVGPHAFEWHKNQETGSTYQKNSESHKYFVGAGVPQLAASEMTYPAASFNFEFSGQGNGAGQTKSTGVNANQLVGLSDGSVLSISKLMEILNKQKDC is encoded by the exons ATGAACTTCTTg attgtATCAGTCGCTTTGATAGCAAGTTTGTTGGGCGAAAGCCATGGAAACTGGGGTGAAAACCGTCCCCAATGGGGTATGCAGCCATCCCAATGGCCAACTCAATTGAAAACGAGGTTCACGGACATCAACAAGCTCATGGCACAACAAATGCCAATCTCAAATGTTCACCAGGTACCTTGTGAAGATGCCAATTCGCTGACACCAACGGCCGCACCCGTCTATGATCCATGCGTAGAAAAAGCAGTACAAACATCCAAAGTAGCCCACCAGAATTCACATAAAGTTTTCAACCGAGCCAGTTCAAATGGTCATACGTTTTTCTTCAGACAACCCACCACCATAAAAATAGTTCACCACGAAAAACCAGTAGCTGCACCCGTAATTCCGGATCCATGTGTTGATGAATCagttgaaattcaaaaatcaacaGTGAACGTTGAAAACCCAAAAGTCTCTTTTACCAACGATGATATAAATCGCATATTCAGTATCATTAACTTATATGGTTCCATAATGAGTTCATCAACTGAACAACCAAAGCCTACAACGGTTGCACCGGAAGTTATAGTTCCATGTGAAGATGAAACACATGAAACTCACGAAACAACAGAAACCAAAGAAACATCAGAATCTGCTTTTAGCGAAAATGATATAAATCGCATTGTCACTGGGATTATCTCATATCATTCCAAAATGAATACACCAAAGCCTACAACAGCTGCACCGGAAGTTATAGTTCCATGTGAGGATGAAACACATAAAACTCAAGAAACATCAGAAGTTGCTATTAGCAACGATGATATAAATCACATGTTCGGTATCATTAACTTATTTGGTTCCATGATGAGTCCATCAACTGAACAACCAAAGCCTACAACAGTTGCACCGGAAGTTCCAGTTCCATGTGAGGATGAAACACACGAAACTCACAAAACAACAAATGTCATAAAAACAACCAAAACTACTGTTGCCGCTGCTCCAACAACCAAAGTCAGTCAATCAAATGGAATAACTGCAGTTAGTTCTGAATTGAGTGGATTCTTGGAAGACAGTCAGCCTACTGTAAGCTTCCAACTTAAACCCACTACAACAACCACCTACACGACAACTTCGACCAAATACACTCCACCAAAATTCAATGGAGGTGTTCAAAAAGAGATCACTACATCACATGTTCAGAATAGTGCGGACTGTGATGAAACAGAAACTGCATCAGGAGGAGCTACATCTGTTGACGTAACATCAAGCTATCCTCTCCCAATTCCGCAAATTAAAGTTACTGAATCCCATGATGAGAAAACAGCTAAGTCAGTTCCTACATCAGTATCAACAACATGGGAACAATATCCAGTACCATCGGCCGTAGGACCTCACGCATTTGAATGGCATAAAAATCAAGAAACGGGTTCTACGTATCAAAAGAATTCTGAATCCCACAAGTATTTTGTTGGGGCTGGTGTACCTCAATTGGCAGCATCAGAAATGACATATCCGGCAGCATcctttaattttgaattttctggcCAAGGTAATGGTGCAGGCCAAACTAAATCTACTGGCGTAAACGCTAATCAACTTGTCGGCTTATCCGATGGATCGGTCCTTTCAATCTCTAAATTGatggaaattttaaacaaacaaaaagactgttaa
- the LOC130664041 gene encoding cuticle protein 2-like isoform X2 codes for MFQLTVLVSLLSVALASPQWYPGAHAGYHGGAHGFAHGAAAPLGPDGRVVDTPEVAATKAAHLAALAEASARAPQGPADYDHHDGAYHDAWNAPNPAYAPAHLGPRGPPAPLGPDGRVVDTPEVQAAKAHHFALFNAAAQAAPAGPAHAHAPAYPAHADYDSGAYNPAWDSPAWNTHSHY; via the exons ATGTTTCAATTG ACAGTCTTAGTGAGTTTGTTGAGTGTCGCTTTGGCGTCACCTCAATGGTACCCAGGAGCACATGCAGGATACCATGGAGGAGCTCATGGTTTCGCACATGGTGCTGCTGCACCATTGGGACCCGACGGTCGGGTAGTTGACACTCCGGAAGTTGCGGCAACGAAAGCTGCTCATTTGGCAGCTTTAGCTGAGGCATCTGCTCGTGCACCCCAAGGACCTGCTGACTACGATCACCATGACGGAGCTTACCATGACGCATGGAATGCACCCAATCCCGCCTATGCCCCAGCTCACTTGGGACCACG cGGACCACCAGCACCTTTGGGACCCGACGGCCGTGTAGTAGACACACCGGAAGTCCAGGCTGCCAAAGCCCATCACTTTGCTCTGTTCAACGCAGCAGCTCAAGCCGCCCCAGCAGGTCCAGCTCATGCTCACGCTCCAGCATATCCAGCTCACGCGGACTATGACTCAGGTGCTTACAATCCCGCGTGGGATTCTCCTGCTTGGAACACTCACTCtcattactaa
- the LOC130664041 gene encoding cuticle protein 2-like isoform X1 has product MFQLTVLVSLLSVALASPQWYPGAHAGYHGGAHGFAHGAAAPLGPDGRVVDTPEVAATKAAHLAALAEASARAPQGPADYDHHDGAYHDAWNAPNPAYAPAHLGPRYHGPPAPLGPDGRVVDTPEVQAAKAHHFALFNAAAQAAPAGPAHAHAPAYPAHADYDSGAYNPAWDSPAWNTHSHY; this is encoded by the exons ATGTTTCAATTG ACAGTCTTAGTGAGTTTGTTGAGTGTCGCTTTGGCGTCACCTCAATGGTACCCAGGAGCACATGCAGGATACCATGGAGGAGCTCATGGTTTCGCACATGGTGCTGCTGCACCATTGGGACCCGACGGTCGGGTAGTTGACACTCCGGAAGTTGCGGCAACGAAAGCTGCTCATTTGGCAGCTTTAGCTGAGGCATCTGCTCGTGCACCCCAAGGACCTGCTGACTACGATCACCATGACGGAGCTTACCATGACGCATGGAATGCACCCAATCCCGCCTATGCCCCAGCTCACTTGGGACCACGGTACCA cGGACCACCAGCACCTTTGGGACCCGACGGCCGTGTAGTAGACACACCGGAAGTCCAGGCTGCCAAAGCCCATCACTTTGCTCTGTTCAACGCAGCAGCTCAAGCCGCCCCAGCAGGTCCAGCTCATGCTCACGCTCCAGCATATCCAGCTCACGCGGACTATGACTCAGGTGCTTACAATCCCGCGTGGGATTCTCCTGCTTGGAACACTCACTCtcattactaa
- the LOC130664159 gene encoding uncharacterized protein LOC130664159, protein MSKYLIVLAMAVACKAGYQDFGPQEFAHQPQLAHSQHFAPPAPVGHDGNVIDTPEVAQAKAAHFAEFAKAAARAAASQEKELPESYPVHRHYSSPAPVAPVHHVPAPVHAPAPVHAPAALPSYRLSASHYSTPISEPHYSRASEPHYAQEPTSFSHQPAHHFSGPVAHKPHFQPAPLAEDGTVLDTPEVAALKATRLAELADAEARAYKNAGDNFDEQGFNAGPAPVQYNPTHYNQAPQAYSPYGKGGYQQAQPTYQSKLYQSQQLLGSVVLLLTVELSIAKATYNLLYAYHGPPAPLSKDGKVIDTPEVAHAKAAHFAAYANAAAKVAAHPDEWTDAYKEKDEADIETNEISGGGGHGDGDHHHKEHFPVYHGPPAPLGHDGRVIDTEEVAHAKAAHLAALEHAKALAASSQDNHYHHHHHHDHKEPAMSYHVPIVYHGPPAPLAPDGRVIDTPEVAKARDAHLYAYHHAKSLVAND, encoded by the exons ATGTCGAAATATTTg ATTGTGCTGGCAATGGCAGTGGCCTGTAAGGCAGGATACCAAGACTTTGGACCACAAGAATTTGCCCACCAGCCTCAACTGGCTCACAGCCAACATTTTGCACCACCGGCACCAGTTGGACATGATGGAAATGTTATTGATACACCGGAAGTCGCTCAAGCTAAAGCTGCACATTTCGCTGAATTTGCAAAGGCTGCTGCACGCGCTGCTGCTTCTCAAGAAAAAGAACTACCAGAATCGTACCCAGTTCATCGTCACTATTCTTCACCGGCTCCAGTAGCTCCTGTCCATCACGTACCCGCACCAGTCCATGCACCTGCACCAGTCCACGCACCCGCGGCTCTTCCCAGCTACCGATTATCGGCCTCTCATTACTCAACCCCAATCTCCGAGCCCCACTACTCACGTGCTTCCGAACCCCATTACGCACAAGAACCCACTAGCTTTTCTCACCAACCGGCCCACCATTTCTCCGGCCCCGTGGCCCACAAGCCTCACTTCCAGCCCGCTCCTCTAGCTGAAGACGGAACTGTTCTTGACACTCCCGAAGTCGCCGCTCTTAAGGCCACGAGATTGGCTGAACTCGCTGACGCTGAAGCCAGAGCTTACAAAAACGCCGGAGATAATTTTGATGAGcaag GATTCAATGCAGGACCAGCTCCAGTTCAATACAACCCAACACATTACAACCAAGCACCACAAGCTTACTCTCCCTATGGAAAAGGTGGTTACCAACAAGCCCAACCAACTTACCAATCTAAATTATATCAATCTCAACAACTTCTAGGATCT GTAGTACTTCTATTGACTGTTGAATTGTCGATAGCCAAAGCAACTTACAATTTGTTGTATGCTTATCATGGACCACCCGCACCACTTTCTAAAGACGGCAAAGTTATCGATACCCCGGAGGTCGCTCATGCAAAGGCCGCGCATTTCGCGGCGTATGCTAATGCGGCTGCTAAAGTTGCGGCTCATCCGGATGAATGGACAGACGCTTACAAAGAAAAGGATGAAGCAGATATAGAAACTAATGAAATTAGTGGTGGTGGTGGTCATGGCGatggtgatcatcatcatAAAGAACATTTTCCTGTTTATCACGGACCACCAGCACCACTGGGACACGACGGCAGGGTTATCGATACCGAagag gttGCGCACGCTAAGGCCGCACATTTAGCAGCATTGGAACATGCGAAAGCTCTAGCAGCCAGTTCTCAAGATAATcactatcatcatcatcatcatcatgaccataaagAACCTGCCATGAGTTATCATGTACCGATTGTTTATCACGGGCCACCGGCACCTCTCGCACCTGACGGCCGAGTTATCGACACACCGGAAGTTGCAAAGGCACGAGATGCTCATCTATATGCTTACCACCACGCAAAGTCACTTGTTGCAAATGACTAG